The following coding sequences lie in one Chlamydiota bacterium genomic window:
- a CDS encoding class I SAM-dependent methyltransferase produces MKYPVLKNRMDAIRPLIQEKSVLDLGCVDHDLKQLKGTWLHRELIQSARKVLGVDSLPEAVQKLKEMGFNTVCQNVEELDLHEKFDVAIAGEIIEHLNNPGRFLSAIHRHLQDQGQLILTTPNPFSIAQFFKIIKHHQIKVNTEHTTWFDPQTLQVLLKNHHFKVQKIYWLHDFKRFYWRSLFARLRPYFHDGFLIIAEKGIISS; encoded by the coding sequence ATGAAATATCCCGTACTGAAAAATAGAATGGACGCGATCAGGCCCTTGATCCAAGAAAAATCAGTGCTTGACCTCGGCTGCGTTGACCATGATCTCAAGCAATTAAAGGGGACATGGCTTCATCGGGAATTGATTCAATCCGCCAGAAAGGTTTTAGGAGTCGACTCCCTCCCCGAAGCTGTTCAAAAATTAAAAGAAATGGGCTTCAATACCGTCTGCCAGAATGTCGAAGAACTGGATCTTCATGAAAAATTTGATGTCGCCATTGCAGGAGAAATCATTGAACACCTGAATAATCCCGGCAGATTTTTAAGCGCCATCCATCGCCATCTTCAGGATCAAGGCCAACTCATCCTTACAACCCCCAACCCCTTTTCCATCGCCCAATTTTTCAAAATCATCAAGCATCATCAGATCAAGGTAAACACTGAACACACCACATGGTTTGATCCCCAAACCCTGCAAGTTCTTCTCAAAAATCATCATTTTAAAGTTCAAAAAATTTACTGGCTCCACGACTTCAAACGATTTTACTGGCGATCTTTATTTGCAAGACTCCGACCGTATTTTCATGACGGGTTTTTAATCATCGCTGAAAAGGGGATTATATCTTCTTAA